The Panicum virgatum strain AP13 chromosome 5K, P.virgatum_v5, whole genome shotgun sequence genome has a window encoding:
- the LOC120709293 gene encoding probably inactive leucine-rich repeat receptor-like protein kinase At3g28040 codes for MQTPCLAFPPLHARQSKDALLRRRALHHAHTPLRPTGHCTTSSSMPLPLDLPPPPPPYLSRPGNILNAAASIAAAEIMAPTSPPASLLLLQRLFPLTLLLLLFIGGAPATARAAADMPMPVNEEVLGLVVFKSALSDPSGALATWTESDATPCGWRCVECDPATSRVLRLSLSGLALSGPMPRGLDRLPALQELNLARNNLSGPLPPGLSLLTSLRSLDLSYNAFSGPLPGDVALLASLRYLDLTANAFSGPLPPAFPPAIRFLMLSGNQFSGPIPEGLPRSPLLLHLNLSGNQLSGSPDFAGALWPLERLRTLDLSRNQFSGPVADGIARLHNLKTLSLSGNRFFGAVPQDIGRCPHLSTLDLSSNAFDGHLPDSIAQLGSLVYLAASGNRLSGDVPAWLGKLAAVQHLDLSDNALTGTLPDSLGDLKALRYLSLSRNQLSGSVPASLSGCAKLAELHLRGNSLSGSIPDALFDVGLETLDMSSNALSGALPSGSTTMAETLQWLDLSGNQLTGGIPAEMLLFFKLRYLNLSRNDLRTQLPPELGLLRNLTVLDLRSTGLYGAMPADLCGSGSLIAVLQLDGNSLGGPIPDSIGNCSSLYLLSLGHNGLTGPIPAGISELKKLEILRLEYNKLSGEIPPQLGALESLLAVNISHNRLVGRLPASGVFQSLDTSALEGNLGLCSPVVTEPCRMNVPKPLVLDPNAYAHGGGDNNLETNGAGLPRKRRVLSVSAMVAICAALVIILGVIVITLLNMSARRRAQEAAEQQQQQQQHKELESIVTSSSSTNNNKSSSSPSSGNKLAAGKVVTFGPGSSLRSEDLVAGADALLSRATEIGRGAFGTVYRASVGQGRVVAIRKLAAASIVKSRDDFDREVRVLGKAKHPNLLPLRGYYWTPQLQLLITDYAAHGSLEARLHGGGRAPPLTWEERFRVVAGTARGLAHLHQAFRPPLIHYNVKPSNIFLDERCNPVVGDFGLARLLLKPNKQAAEHQFQGYVAPELACQSLRVNEKCDIYGLGVLILELVTGRRAVEYGEDDVVVLQDQVRVLLEHGNALECADPGMAGDFPEDELLPLLKLGMVCTSQIPSNRPSMAEVVQILQVIKAPVPARGGGAPAF; via the exons ATGCAAACCCCTTGCCTTGCCTTCCCTCCACTCCACGCACGCCAATCCAAAGACGCCCTCCTCCGTCGCCGCGCCCTCCACCATGCACACACACCTCTCCGCCCCACTGGCCACTgtaccacctcctcctccatgccATTGCCACTAGATctaccaccgccaccgccaccatatCTATCCCGTCCCGGAAACATTCTGAACGCGGCAGCTAGCATAGCAGCTGCAGAAATCATGGCCCCTACTTCCCCTCCTGCCAGCCTACTGCTGCTCCAGCGCCTGTTCCCGTtaacgctgctgctgctgctgttcatTGGCGGCGCTCCAGcgaccgcgcgcgccgccgccgacatgcCGATGCCGGTGAACGAGGAGGTGCTGGGGCTGGTGGTCTTCAAGAGCGCGCTCTCCGACCCGTCCGGCGCGCTGGCCACGTGGACCGAGTCTGACGCCACGCCCTGCGGCTGGCGCTGCGTCGAGTGCGACCCGGCCACCTCCCGGGTCCTccgcctctccctctccggccTCGCGCTATCCGGCCCCATGCCGCGCGGCCTCGACCGCCTCCCCGCGCTCCAGGAGCTCAACCTCGCCCGCAACAACCTCTCCGGCCCGCTCCCGCCGGGCCTCTCCCTGCTCACCTCCCTCCGCTCGCTCGACCTCTCCTACAACGCCTTCTCCGGCCCGCTCCCCGGCGACGTCGCGCTCCTCGCCTCCCTGCGCTACCTCGACCTCACCGCCAACGCCTTCTCCGGCCCGCTCCCGCCCGCGTTCCCGCCGGCCATCCGCTTCCTCATGCTGTCCGGCAACCAGTTCTCCGGCCCGATCCCGGAGGGCCTGCCCAGGAGCCCGCTGCTGCTCCACCTCAACCTGTCCGGCAACCAGCTCTCCGGCTCGCCAGACTTCGCCGGCGCGCTCTGGCCGCTCGAGCGCCTGCGCACGCTCGACCTGTCGCGCAACCAGTTCTCCGGCCCCGTCGCCGACGGCATCGCCAGGCTCCACAACCTCAAGACCCTCAGCCTCAGCGGCAACAGGTTCTTCGGCGCCGTCCCGCAGGACATCGGCCGGTGCCCGCACCTCAGCACCCTCGATCTGAGCTCCAACGCGTTCGACGGCCACCTCCCGGACTCCATCGCCCAGCTCGGCTCGCTGGTCTACCTCGCCGCGTCCGGCAACCGGCTCTCCGGCGACGTCCCCGCCTGGCTTGGCAAGCTGGCCGCGGTGCAGCACCTGGATTTGTCCGACAACGCGCTCACCGGAACGTTGCCGGACTCGCTCGGCGACCTCAAGGCGCTCAGGTACCTGAGCCTATCCAGGAACCAGCTCTCCGGCTCCGTCCCGGCCTCCTTGTCCGGGTGCGCCAAGCTCGCCGAGCTGCACCTGCGGGGCAACAGCCTCAGCGGCAGCATCCCCGACGCGCTGTTCGACGTCGGGCTCGAGACGCTCGACATGTCGTCCAACGCGCTGTCGGGCGCCCTGCCGTCCGGCTCCACGACGATGGCGGAGACCCTGCAGTGGCTGGACCTCTCCGGCAACCAGCTGACCGGCGGCATCCCTGCGGAGATGCTGCTCTTCTTCAAGCTCCGGTACCTGAACCTGTCCCGCAACGACCTCCGCACGCAGCTTCCGCCGGAGCTCGGCCTGCTCCGCAACCTGACGGTGCTCGACCTGCGTAGCACCGGCTTGTACGGGGCGATGCCCGCCGACCTCTGCGGGTCCGGGAGCCTCATCGCCGTGCTCCAGCTCGACGGCAACTCTCTCGGTGGCCCCATCCCCGACAGCATCGGGAATTGTTCGTCACTGTACCTGCT GAGCTTGGGGCACAACGGGTTGACGGGGCCGATCCCGGCGGGCATTTCGGAGCTGAAGAAGCTGGAGATCCTGCGGCTGGAGTACAACAAGCTGAGCGGCGAGATCCCGCCGCAGCTGGGCGCGCTGGAGAGCCTCCTGGCCGTGAACATCTCGCACAACCGGCTGGTGGGGCGGCTGCCGGCGTCGGGCGTGTTCCAGAGCCTGGACACGAGCGCGCTGGAGGGCAACCTGGGCCTCTGCAGCCCGGTAGTGACGGAGCCGTGCAGGATGAACGTGCCCAAGCCGCTGGTGCTGGACCCCAACGCGtacgcgcacggcggcggcgacaacaACCTCGAGACCAACGGCGCGGGGCTGCCGAGGAAGCGCCGGGTCCTAAGCGTGTCCGCCATGGTGGCCATCTGCGCGGCGCTCGTGATCATCCTCGGCGTCATCGTCATCACCTTGCTCAACATGTCGGCCCGGCGGAGGGCCCAGGAGGCggccgagcagcagcagcagcagcagcagcacaaggAGCTGGAGAGCATCGTCACCAGCAGCAGCTCGACCAATAACAATAAgtcatcgtcgtcgccgtcgtccggcaataagctcgccgccggcaaggTGGTGACGTTCGGGCCAGGAAGCAGCCTTCGGTCCGAGGACCtggtcgccggcgccgacgcgctGCTGAGCAGGGCGACGGAGATCGGGCGCGGCGCGTTCGGGACGGTGTACCGCGCGTCGGTCGGGCAAGGGCGGGTGGTGGCGATCAGGAAGCTAGCGGCGGCGAGCATCGTCAAGTCCCGCGACGACTTCGACCGAGAGGTGCGCGTGCTGGGCAAGGCGAAGCACCCCAACCTGCTGCCGCTGAGGGGCTACTACTGGACGccgcagctgcagctgctcatCACCGACTACGCGGCGCACGGCAGCCTGGAGGcgcggctccacggcggcgggcgtgcgccgccgctgacGTGGGAGGAGCGGTTCCGGGTGGTGGCCGGCACGGCCCGCGGGCTGGCGCACCTGCACCAGGCGTTCCGGCCGCCGCTGATCCACTACAACGTGAAGCCGAGCAACATCTTCCTGGACGAGCGGTGCAACCCGGTGGTGGGCGACTTCGGGCTGGCGCGGCTGCTGCTCAAGCCCAACAAGCAGGCGGCGGAGCACCAGTTCCAGGGGTACGTGGCGCCGGAGCTGGCGTGCCAGAGCCTGCGGGTCAACGAGAAGTGCGACATCTACGGGCTGGGCGTGCTCATCCTGGAGCTGGTGAcggggcggcgggcggtggagtACGGGGAGGACGacgtggtggtgctgcaggacCAGGTGCGGGTGCTGCTGGAGCACGGCAACGCGCTCGAGTGCGCCGACCCCGGGATGGCCGGCGACTTCCCGGAGGAcgagctgctgccgctgctcaaGCTGGGCATGGTGTGCACGTCGCAGATCCCCTCCAACCGCCCGTCCATGGCGGAGGTGGTCCAGATCCTGCAGGTCATCAAGGCCCCCGTCCCCGCCCGTGGGGGTGGGGCGCCCGCCTTCTGA